One segment of Brassica napus cultivar Da-Ae chromosome C3, Da-Ae, whole genome shotgun sequence DNA contains the following:
- the LOC106386523 gene encoding nuclear transcription factor Y subunit B-7 produces MTDENPEEDHESPGVAETNLGSPSSKNNNNNKEQDRFLPIANVGRIMKKVLPGNGKISKDAKETVQECVSEFISFVTGEASDKCQREKRKTINGDDIIWAITTLGFEDYVAPLKVYLNKYRETEGEKTNSPKQRQQQVQQNHHFQFQEQDHNNISCTSYMSHHHPSPFFPADHQPFPNLPFSPKSLQKQFPQQQHDNTDSIGQWSV; encoded by the coding sequence ATGACTGACGAAAACCCTGAGGAGGATCATGAATCTCCTGGAGTAGCCGAAACAAATCTTGGAAGCCCTTCTTCGAagaacaataacaacaacaaagagcAAGACCGGTTTCTTCCAATTGCCAATGTCGGAAGAATTATGAAAAAGGTTCTTCCCGGTAATGGTAAGATCTCGAAAGACGCCAAAGAAACCGTTCAAGAATGCGTATCAGAGTTCATCAGTTTCGTTACTGGTGAAGCTTCTGATAAGTGTCAAAGAGAGAAGAGGAAAACCATCAATGGAGATGATATCATTTGGGCCATTACAACTCTCGGTTTCGAAGACTACGTGGCTCCGTTAAAGGTCTATCTCAACAAATACCGAGAAACCGAAGGAGAGAAAACCAATAGCccaaaacaaagacaacaacaaGTACAACAGAATCATCATTTCCAGTTCCAAGAACAAGACCATAACAACATTTCATGTACTAGTTACATGTCACATCATCATCCTTCCCCATTCTTTCCCGCTGATCATCAACCTTTTCCAAATCTGCCTTTCTCACCTAAATCATTGCAGAAACAGTTCCCGCAGCAGCAGCATGACAACACTGATTCCATTGGACAATGGTCAGTATGA